The genome window CATCAGCGCGAACCCCAGAAGGTTCGGCCCCCGCCACCGCTCCGGATCCGCCGCCCGTTCGTCGTCCGCGGCGAGCCCGATGCCCCACACCCGGTCCAGCGGGCTCGTCTCCACGAGCACACGCTCCCCGGTGCCCAGCAGAAAGTCGCGCAGCGCCTCATGCGCGGCGAACTTGTGCACGCTGCCCTCGACCACGATGCCGAACCGCTCGCGCTCCCATATGGCCTCGTCGAAGCCGCGCACCAGCCGCCCCGCCTTCTTCGCGAGCGCGGGCTCCGGCGACTGAAGCACCTTCCGCTCCGCCTCCGCGTCGTCGAAGAGGCGCGCCTTCGACGCCATCATCCAGTGCTCCGCCGTCGCGTAGTCCACGCCGTCCACGGTGAACGGCGAGGGCCACCACTGGCTGAGGCAGCTCGCCCCGATCCGCCCGTCCCCGCGCGGCCGGTGCCCCCAGAAGTGGAGGTACTTGATCCTCGCCCCCGCGCGGACCTCCCTGATCAGGGCGTCCCAAGAATCGATCTTCTCCATGCCGCCGAGTCTG of Streptomyces cynarae contains these proteins:
- a CDS encoding NADAR family protein is translated as MSVVRARLGGMEKIDSWDALIREVRAGARIKYLHFWGHRPRGDGRIGASCLSQWWPSPFTVDGVDYATAEHWMMASKARLFDDAEAERKVLQSPEPALAKKAGRLVRGFDEAIWERERFGIVVEGSVHKFAAHEALRDFLLGTGERVLVETSPLDRVWGIGLAADDERAADPERWRGPNLLGFALMEARERLTAGQGASGGSAGGARHQ